The region AGCAAAAGATCATTGAAATGGAGATCCTCTCCAATAATTCGAATATGGACATGCAGAAGGGGATCAAGAAACTCCGTAAAAAGCTTGTTGAGCAATCGATCAAGATCAATAAGAATTTATCTCGTTGGCAACGGGTTCAATTGGCTCGTCACGCTGATCGTCCCCATGCTCTGGATCTGATTGAGCTCATGTGTGATTCCTGGGTGGAATTGCATGGAGATCGACTATTTGGTGATGATAAAGCCATCGTTGGGGGTATCGCTAAAATTGATGATCAGAAAATGGTGATCATTGGTCAGCAAAAAGGTCGTACCACCAATGATAATCTCTATAGAAATTTCGGTATGCCCTATCCAGAGGGGTATCGTAAAGCTCTACGTTTAATGAAGTTGGCAGAGAAGTACAATTTGCCAGTAGTTACTTTGGTTGATACTATTGGTGCCTATCCAGGTATTGAAGCAGAAGAAAGGGGACAAGCTGAAGCAATCGCCAGAAACTTGTTTGAGATGAGTCGTCTTCGAGTCCCTATTCTGGTCATTGTTATCGGCGAAGGAGCTTCGGGTGGTGCTCTTGGCATAGGGGTTGGGGATAGGCTTGTTATGCTTGAAAATACCTGGTATTCTGTGATCTCACCAGAAGGTTGTGCTTCCATTCTCTATCATGATGCCACCCAGAAGAAAAAAGCAGCTGAAGCCATGAAAATCACCGCTGAAGATCTGCTTCAGATGGGACTAGCAGATCGGATCATTGCCGAACCACTTGGGGGTGCCCACCGCAATCACAAAGAGACAGCATCA is a window of Candidatus Neomarinimicrobiota bacterium DNA encoding:
- a CDS encoding acetyl-CoA carboxylase carboxyltransferase subunit alpha produces the protein MSKTVLDFEKPIHDLEQKIIEMEILSNNSNMDMQKGIKKLRKKLVEQSIKINKNLSRWQRVQLARHADRPHALDLIELMCDSWVELHGDRLFGDDKAIVGGIAKIDDQKMVIIGQQKGRTTNDNLYRNFGMPYPEGYRKALRLMKLAEKYNLPVVTLVDTIGAYPGIEAEERGQAEAIARNLFEMSRLRVPILVIVIGEGASGGALGIGVGDRLVMLENTWYSVISPEGCASILYHDATQKKKAAEAMKITAEDLLQMGLADRIIAEPLGGAHRNHKETASILKSVIKEELHDLSATTVKELLEHRATKTESMGVWED